One Nostoc sp. UHCC 0302 DNA window includes the following coding sequences:
- a CDS encoding putative PEP-binding protein, translating into MDKLYWLDKIKLQDRAKVGDKAFYLSRIMQRGYPVVPGFVVSAEILRQFLETLNSSESLVADLPYSSLHLDVNNWRQLQQVAGRLRQEIITATVPPQWVNTIFQAAREWQTQCLIFRPTLSVSGVTQGKANMSGLLESVFCQYDEEAIATALKRTWSQMFRARSLLYWQRTGINLQQINLAVLVQPVENAIASGLLHAKSPGWEIEASWGLGVAIANGEVLPDVYYIQNETGVVLEQQLGNKMLAYRVDNAATLASSQPVPKSLLTVDNNCLVAYLLEQAQQKQYALQEQYLQQVIALGNQLVSEFGKTFTIKWTLAQESPDPKLYLTQVSTPQSVIPNVHFLKGLGAASGRVMATAHVITNSQQKPEQLPEGIILVIPAITPDWLPLLQDVAGIITEQGGLTSHAAILAREMGLVAVVSATSATTLIHTGERLLLDGDRGEVYRLRGDGKEGEIRAGGEGEPLVSSGDKGVRGQGGENLLYSHESLIASTPSLTPNLPMIATQLLVNLSQSSLIEQAQSLSVDGVGLLRSELMVLNILEGQHPNSWLLGGRQPELLERWSQQIMQFARGFAPRPVFYRSLDWRSQDLPSLRDSLESSPQSMLGERGTFSYLRNPAVFELELKALATVQQAGYSNIHLILPFVRTVEEFAFCRRKVEQAGLTDVSQFQLWIMAEVPSVLFLLPEYVKAGVAGISIGTNDLTQLLLGVDREQGQFARVFDERHPAVMRAIAQLIEMAKNAGIPCSICGQAPALYPEIIDKLVEWGITSISVEQEAVKRTYQAIARAEQRLILAAARRELR; encoded by the coding sequence GTGGACAAACTCTACTGGCTTGACAAAATTAAACTACAAGACCGTGCCAAAGTAGGTGACAAAGCATTTTACTTGAGCAGAATCATGCAACGTGGCTATCCTGTAGTGCCTGGTTTTGTAGTTTCGGCAGAAATTTTACGACAATTTCTGGAAACTCTGAACAGTTCAGAGTCCTTAGTTGCTGATTTACCCTATTCTTCATTGCACTTAGATGTCAATAATTGGCGACAACTTCAACAGGTAGCAGGTCGCTTGCGTCAGGAGATTATCACTGCGACTGTGCCACCGCAGTGGGTAAATACAATTTTTCAAGCAGCTAGAGAGTGGCAAACTCAATGTTTAATTTTTCGACCTACCTTGTCAGTATCAGGGGTTACCCAAGGAAAGGCGAATATGTCCGGGTTATTGGAGTCAGTGTTTTGTCAGTACGATGAAGAAGCGATCGCTACAGCTTTAAAACGTACTTGGAGCCAGATGTTTCGTGCCAGAAGTTTACTATATTGGCAGCGGACAGGAATTAATCTCCAACAAATTAATTTAGCAGTGTTGGTGCAACCTGTTGAGAATGCGATCGCCAGCGGCTTACTTCATGCCAAATCTCCTGGCTGGGAAATCGAAGCCAGTTGGGGATTAGGAGTGGCGATCGCCAATGGCGAAGTACTTCCAGATGTCTACTACATTCAAAACGAAACTGGGGTTGTGCTAGAGCAACAGCTGGGTAATAAAATGCTGGCTTATCGTGTTGATAATGCAGCAACTTTAGCTTCTTCGCAACCCGTGCCAAAATCATTGCTAACAGTAGATAACAATTGTTTAGTTGCCTACTTACTTGAGCAAGCCCAACAAAAACAGTATGCTTTGCAAGAACAATACCTACAACAAGTTATTGCTCTAGGAAATCAACTGGTAAGTGAATTTGGTAAAACCTTTACCATCAAATGGACACTTGCTCAGGAAAGCCCAGATCCAAAGCTTTACCTAACACAAGTTAGCACTCCCCAATCTGTAATTCCTAATGTCCACTTTCTTAAAGGACTAGGAGCAGCAAGTGGACGTGTTATGGCGACTGCTCATGTAATCACTAATTCTCAACAGAAACCAGAACAACTACCTGAAGGAATAATTTTAGTAATACCAGCAATTACACCTGATTGGTTACCACTATTACAAGATGTAGCGGGAATTATCACTGAGCAAGGTGGGTTAACTAGCCACGCTGCGATTCTTGCTAGAGAAATGGGTCTTGTAGCAGTAGTGAGCGCCACATCTGCCACAACCCTTATTCATACTGGCGAACGATTGCTGCTTGATGGCGATAGGGGAGAAGTGTATCGGCTTAGAGGAGATGGGAAGGAAGGGGAGATAAGAGCAGGAGGAGAGGGGGAACCCCTGGTCTCCTCTGGAGATAAGGGGGTAAGGGGGCAAGGGGGAGAAAATCTTCTTTACTCACATGAATCTCTCATCGCATCAACACCTTCTCTTACCCCTAACTTGCCGATGATTGCTACCCAATTGCTGGTTAATCTCAGTCAATCCAGCTTGATAGAGCAAGCACAAAGCTTATCAGTTGATGGGGTGGGATTATTGCGTTCCGAGCTGATGGTACTCAATATATTAGAGGGGCAGCATCCGAATAGTTGGTTATTGGGCGGGCGTCAGCCAGAATTGTTAGAACGCTGGTCACAACAGATTATGCAGTTTGCCCGTGGCTTCGCACCAAGACCTGTTTTTTATCGTTCTTTAGATTGGCGATCGCAAGATTTACCATCATTGAGGGATAGTTTAGAATCTTCGCCACAGTCGATGTTGGGTGAGCGGGGAACCTTCAGTTATTTACGGAATCCCGCCGTGTTTGAGTTGGAATTAAAAGCTTTGGCTACAGTACAGCAAGCTGGCTACAGTAACATTCACCTAATTTTGCCTTTTGTTCGGACTGTAGAAGAATTCGCCTTTTGCCGCCGCAAAGTTGAGCAAGCAGGATTAACCGATGTATCCCAGTTTCAATTGTGGATCATGGCAGAAGTGCCAAGTGTATTGTTTCTTCTGCCAGAATATGTCAAAGCAGGTGTAGCTGGGATTTCGATTGGGACAAATGACTTAACGCAACTACTATTAGGAGTTGATCGCGAACAAGGACAATTTGCCAGAGTATTTGATGAACGTCATCCAGCGGTAATGCGTGCGATCGCCCAACTCATCGAAATGGCTAAAAATGCGGGGATTCCCTGTTCAATCTGCGGACAAGCACCAGCGCTCTATCCTGAAATCATTGATAAATTGGTGGAATGGGGGATTACTTCTATTTCCGTGGAACAGGAAGCAGTCAAGCGAACATATCAAGCGATCGCTCGTGCCGAACAACGCCTAATTTTAGCAGCTGCGCGACGTGAGTTGAGATAG
- a CDS encoding DUF1361 domain-containing protein, giving the protein MKEELITRVLQVLKINMNWMTWNLFLAFIPLALSVWLFRFKRGRSWLWWLGFVVFYAFLPNAPYLLTDVIHLIDDIRTVQSVWIITLVLIPVYLLAILAGFEAYVISLINWGYYLHRIGKSQWILRAELITHALCAVGIYWGRFLRFNSWDFITQPDAVLTRGVEEILGKQPLVIIAITFVVLAGLYWIMQRVTLSLGRSQTAIDINSKKANSNTPNI; this is encoded by the coding sequence ATGAAAGAAGAATTAATAACCAGAGTCTTACAGGTATTGAAAATTAATATGAATTGGATGACTTGGAATTTATTTCTGGCTTTTATACCTTTAGCTTTAAGTGTTTGGCTGTTTCGTTTCAAGCGCGGGCGTTCTTGGCTTTGGTGGCTAGGATTCGTAGTATTTTATGCTTTCTTACCCAATGCTCCGTATTTATTGACTGATGTAATTCACCTCATAGACGATATCCGCACAGTTCAATCTGTCTGGATAATTACTTTGGTGTTAATTCCTGTTTACCTACTAGCAATTCTGGCTGGATTTGAAGCTTACGTAATATCCTTAATTAACTGGGGTTACTACTTACACCGCATCGGTAAGAGCCAATGGATTCTAAGGGCTGAGTTGATTACTCATGCTCTATGTGCTGTTGGTATTTATTGGGGGCGGTTTTTGCGTTTTAACAGTTGGGATTTTATTACTCAACCCGATGCTGTGTTAACCAGAGGTGTCGAGGAAATTCTTGGAAAACAGCCCTTGGTAATTATTGCTATCACCTTTGTGGTACTTGCAGGCTTGTACTGGATTATGCAAAGAGTAACTTTAAGCCTGGGGCGATCGCAAACTGCAATAGATATTAACTCAAAAAAAGCGAACTCTAACACCCCAAACATTTGA